In Rhodanobacter humi, the following are encoded in one genomic region:
- the ccmE gene encoding cytochrome c maturation protein CcmE: MNPTRKRRLTIVVVVAIAAALAISLGVYALQQNMNYLFTPSQVQSGQATQYKTFRLGGMVKGGSIQRSKDSLQVTFTVVDAGGAMPVEYTGILPDLFRDNQSVIATGHMDGARFVATEVLAKHDETYMPKELKDAMAKAHADKKIEEEGNGERGTGGG, from the coding sequence ATGAACCCCACCCGCAAGCGCCGGCTCACCATCGTGGTCGTGGTGGCGATCGCCGCCGCCCTGGCGATCAGCCTCGGCGTGTACGCGCTGCAGCAGAACATGAACTACCTGTTCACCCCGAGCCAGGTGCAGTCGGGGCAGGCGACGCAGTACAAGACCTTCCGTCTCGGCGGCATGGTCAAGGGCGGCTCGATCCAGCGCAGCAAGGATTCGCTGCAGGTCACCTTCACCGTGGTCGACGCCGGCGGCGCGATGCCGGTGGAATACACCGGCATCCTGCCCGACCTGTTCCGCGACAACCAGTCGGTGATCGCCACCGGCCACATGGACGGCGCCCGCTTCGTGGCCACCGAGGTGCTCGCCAAGCACGACGAGACCTACATGCCGAAGGAACTGAAGGACGCGATGGCGAAGGCGCATGCCGACAAGAAGATCGAAGAAGAGGGGAACGGGGAACGGGGAACGGGTGGCGGGTAA
- a CDS encoding heme ABC transporter permease translates to MSKWIPLWLHKLGSPPTFYRFAGAVRPWAMGLALLAGAIGLYGGLVLAPADYQQGDAYRIIFIHVPSAWMSMFVYAVMGVSGFMALVWRMKLAEVVAMESAPIGAAFTLITLVTGSLWGKPMWGTWWTWDARLTSELVLLFLYLGVIGLYHAFEDRRQGARAASFLAIIGVINVPIVHYSVVWWNTLHQGSTVNVFGHSKMAWDMLWPLLVMTLATKAYYAASLCRRARTDLLALEGGKDWVRRIAEAEATP, encoded by the coding sequence ATGTCGAAGTGGATCCCGCTCTGGTTGCACAAGCTCGGCTCGCCGCCGACGTTCTACCGCTTCGCGGGCGCGGTGCGGCCATGGGCGATGGGGCTGGCGCTGCTCGCCGGCGCGATCGGCCTGTACGGCGGCCTGGTGCTGGCGCCGGCGGATTACCAGCAGGGCGACGCCTACCGCATCATCTTCATCCACGTGCCCAGCGCGTGGATGAGCATGTTCGTCTACGCGGTGATGGGCGTTTCCGGCTTCATGGCGCTGGTGTGGCGCATGAAGCTGGCCGAGGTGGTGGCGATGGAATCGGCGCCGATCGGCGCGGCCTTCACCCTCATCACCCTGGTCACCGGCTCGCTGTGGGGCAAGCCGATGTGGGGCACCTGGTGGACCTGGGATGCGCGGCTCACTTCCGAACTGGTGCTGCTGTTCCTGTACCTCGGCGTGATCGGGCTGTACCACGCGTTCGAGGATCGTCGCCAGGGCGCGCGCGCCGCGAGCTTCCTCGCGATCATCGGCGTGATCAACGTGCCGATCGTGCATTACTCGGTGGTGTGGTGGAACACGCTGCACCAAGGCAGCACGGTGAACGTGTTCGGCCATTCGAAGATGGCCTGGGACATGCTGTGGCCGCTGCTGGTGATGACGCTGGCCACCAAGGCCTACTACGCGGCCAGCCTGTGCCGCCGCGCGCGCACCGACCTGCTGGCGCTGGAAGGCGGCAAGGATTGGGTGCGCCGGATCGCCGAGGCGGAGGCAACTCCATGA
- the ccmD gene encoding heme exporter protein CcmD, with translation MSAMQHLLAVGGDAATFFRMGGYAAYVWPAYAVFFAVLVADNVAPRLRRRRILRELRDRLARQAARERRAPSPSVTPLP, from the coding sequence ATGAGCGCCATGCAGCACTTACTGGCCGTGGGTGGCGACGCGGCCACCTTCTTCAGGATGGGCGGCTATGCGGCTTATGTATGGCCGGCCTATGCGGTGTTCTTCGCCGTGCTGGTCGCCGACAACGTGGCGCCGCGGCTGCGCCGCCGCCGCATCCTGCGCGAACTGCGCGACCGGCTGGCGCGCCAGGCCGCGCGTGAGCGCCGCGCTCCGTCCCCTTCCGTCACGCCTTTGCCCTGA